Part of the Candidatus Nealsonbacteria bacterium genome is shown below.
AAAGAAGCAATTTTAAAAATGAACTACCTCGTCCTAAGGTGACGAGGTATCCCCTTCGGGGCAAGTTCTTTTGTCCTCGAAGATTCGGGACAAAACAAAATTAGAAATTATTTAATATGCCTAAAAAAAATACCCAAAATTTCAAAAAAATCACCAAAGAGACGACTTTGGCCGAGGTTTTAAAGCAAAAGGGAACTGAAATTATTTTACAAAAATACAATTTTCCCTGTTTGACCTGTCCGATGGCTAAATTTGAGATTGAAAACCTGAAAATCGGCCAAGTTTGCGAGATGTACGCTATCCCTTTGGAAAAAGTTCTTGAAGAGCTGAATAAAAAAATTAAATTTTAGTTTTTGAAATCAAAAACTAGTTTTCCACAGTTTGACTACTTAAAATCTTAAAACTAAAATACAATAATAGTTTTTTTTCTTTAGAATGGCGCAAAAAATTACAAATAAAATTTTAAAAGTTAAGAAAAGAACAGGCGAGGTGGTTGATTTTGACGCGAAAAAAATTGAAGATGCTATTTTTAAGGCGATTACCGCCACCGGACAGCGGGATGGAAAGGTTTCCAAGAGGTTATCCCAGAGAGCGGTCAATATTTTGAACCGGAGATTTAAAAAAGACGAGGTTCCGACAGTGGAACAGATCCAGGACATTGTTGAAGAAATTTTAATTCTAGAAGGATTGGTGGACACGGCCAAGGCTTATATTCTTTACCGGGAACAAAGGAGAAGAATAAGGGAAGCCAACGTAATAACAGAAGAAACAGTGGAGATGCTTGACCAGTATATCGGAGAATTGGATTGGCAGGTGCACGAAAACGCCAACATGGCTTATTCCTTGCAGGGATTAAATCATTATGCCGTCTCAATGCTGATTAAAAAATACTGGTTGAATAAAGTTTATCCCAATGAAGTCAGGGAAGCGGTGAAAAACGGCGATTTTCATCTTCATAATTTGGATACCCTGGCCACTTACTGCAATGGATGGGA
Proteins encoded:
- a CDS encoding DUF1858 domain-containing protein — its product is MPKKNTQNFKKITKETTLAEVLKQKGTEIILQKYNFPCLTCPMAKFEIENLKIGQVCEMYAIPLEKVLEELNKKIKF